The Pseudobacteroides sp. genome window below encodes:
- a CDS encoding response regulator: MSKRILIVDDAAFMRMMIKDILSKNGYEIAGEAENGARAIEKYKELSPDLVIMDITMPEVDGIQAVKEIKKINTDSKIIMCSAMGQQAMVIESIQAGARDFIVKPFQAERVVEAVKKVLG; the protein is encoded by the coding sequence ATGAGTAAAAGAATTCTAATTGTTGATGATGCAGCGTTTATGAGGATGATGATCAAGGATATCCTGTCAAAGAACGGTTATGAAATTGCAGGTGAGGCAGAAAATGGTGCAAGGGCAATTGAAAAGTACAAGGAGCTTTCTCCAGATCTGGTTATAATGGATATAACCATGCCTGAAGTTGATGGTATTCAGGCAGTAAAGGAAATTAAAAAAATTAATACCGATTCAAAAATTATCATGTGCTCAGCAATGGGACAACAGGCTATGGTTATAGAATCCATACAGGCAGGAGCAAGAGATTTCATTGTAAAACCATTCCAGGCAGAAAGAGTTGTCGAGGCTGTAAAGAAAGTCCTGGGGTAG
- the fliM gene encoding flagellar motor switch protein FliM codes for MGDILSQNEIDELLRALNTGEIDVQQMQTTTQEKKIKSHDFRRPSKFAKDHLKTLHIIHENYSRLVTNFLSGYLRTLVQVDVISVEPLSYYEFNNSISNPVILSVVDFTPLTGSIIFEIAPNISFALIDRILGGKGSSMDRVRGFTEIELAIIERIIIQMLNLMREPWENVIAIRPRLEKIETNAQFAQIISPNEIVALVTLSARVGEVEGMINICIPHMVVEPIVSKLSTKFWFSTIEKEFTSDIKENIESKIEQTVVPLKAILGRTVINVSEFIELQQGDVLPLDTNINGNLEVLVGDILKFYASPGVKKSKVSIKITDVLKREDE; via the coding sequence ATGGGAGATATACTTTCGCAAAATGAGATAGATGAACTGCTTAGAGCCCTGAATACCGGGGAAATAGATGTACAACAGATGCAGACTACTACTCAAGAGAAGAAGATTAAAAGCCATGACTTCAGAAGGCCTAGTAAATTTGCAAAGGATCACTTGAAAACATTACATATAATACATGAGAATTACTCCCGTTTGGTAACAAACTTTTTATCAGGTTACCTTAGGACTCTTGTGCAGGTCGATGTTATATCTGTCGAACCGCTTTCGTATTATGAGTTTAATAACTCCATATCCAACCCGGTTATTTTGTCTGTTGTTGATTTTACGCCTTTAACAGGCTCAATTATATTTGAAATAGCTCCTAACATATCCTTTGCTTTGATTGACAGAATTTTAGGTGGGAAAGGTTCATCAATGGATAGGGTAAGGGGATTTACCGAAATAGAACTGGCTATTATTGAAAGAATTATAATTCAGATGTTAAACCTCATGCGAGAGCCATGGGAAAATGTTATTGCCATAAGACCTAGGCTTGAAAAAATTGAGACCAATGCACAGTTTGCACAAATCATTTCTCCTAATGAAATTGTAGCCCTGGTAACATTAAGTGCAAGAGTTGGGGAAGTGGAAGGAATGATTAACATATGTATCCCTCATATGGTTGTTGAGCCTATTGTTTCAAAGCTCAGCACAAAGTTCTGGTTTTCTACCATAGAGAAAGAATTTACTTCAGATATAAAAGAAAATATAGAGAGTAAAATAGAGCAGACGGTGGTACCCTTAAAAGCAATACTTGGGAGAACAGTTATTAATGTATCGGAATTCATCGAATTGCAGCAGGGAGACGTTTTGCCTTTAGATACAAATATAAACGGCAATCTTGAGGTTCTGGTGGGGGACATTCTTAAGTTTTACGCCAGCCCGGGAGTAAAAAAGAGTAAAGTTTCCATAAAAATTACGGATGTTTTAAAAAGGGAGGATGAATAG
- the fliR gene encoding flagellar biosynthetic protein FliR, which produces MQIPEGILLNGIGMFILVFVRMTGLFVIAPIFGRRNIPVYLKVGLALITALLLMNAVKMNPVDYGNNIYSYTMLIFKEFIVGIILGYIANVIFDAILMAGQLIDMQVGFGMVNVLDPISNIQIPISSNFYYMISMMVLMASNGHHVIMKGLFESYRFIPAGEVAFNTILLNDVLASFSKMFLIGFKISAPIIAAILVTDIALGIISKSIPQLNVFIVGMPAKIILGVLVMVLTIPAFIYLVGFMVGELDNEMFKVIKDMVLKK; this is translated from the coding sequence ATGCAAATACCGGAAGGGATACTGTTAAACGGCATAGGAATGTTTATCCTGGTTTTTGTCAGGATGACGGGGCTTTTTGTGATAGCACCCATATTCGGGAGAAGAAACATACCGGTTTATTTAAAGGTAGGACTGGCTCTTATTACAGCCCTTTTGCTCATGAATGCAGTAAAGATGAATCCGGTGGATTATGGAAATAATATTTATTCCTATACCATGCTGATATTTAAAGAGTTTATAGTAGGAATTATTCTAGGATATATAGCTAATGTTATTTTTGATGCAATACTGATGGCAGGTCAGTTAATTGACATGCAGGTAGGCTTCGGTATGGTAAACGTACTAGATCCCATAAGCAATATCCAGATTCCCATATCGTCAAACTTCTACTATATGATAAGCATGATGGTACTGATGGCATCAAATGGCCATCATGTAATTATGAAAGGTCTTTTTGAAAGCTATAGATTCATTCCCGCCGGGGAGGTGGCTTTTAATACTATTCTCCTTAACGATGTACTGGCTAGCTTCAGTAAAATGTTTTTGATAGGGTTTAAGATAAGTGCACCTATAATAGCTGCCATATTGGTTACAGACATTGCACTGGGGATTATATCAAAGAGTATTCCGCAGCTTAACGTATTTATAGTAGGTATGCCGGCAAAAATCATTCTTGGAGTTTTGGTAATGGTGCTTACAATACCGGCATTTATTTATCTGGTAGGCTTTATGGTAGGAGAATTGGATAATGAAATGTTCAAAGTCATAAAGGATATGGTATTAAAAAAATGA
- the fliY gene encoding flagellar motor switch phosphatase FliY, with translation MGDMLSQAEIDALLNGTPISEPSLDNGAGNAEGLSPQEIDALGEVGNISMGTSATTLFTLLGHKVTITTPKVTVSTWGELSAAYDLPVVAVRVEYTQGLNGINLLIMKEDDVKIITDLMMGGDGSNRQGELSELHLSAIGEAMNQMIGSSSTSMSSLFDKRIDISPPKAFNIRTGAEHPFNEFEKEKTVVKISFKMIIGNLIDSEIMQLIPINFAKNLVDNLLNMDTKSTSQPEPVKSSPQPMQPSMQQFSSQSMQSSGFGQQFSPQPQQQTGFGFGNEHMGYNEPHHNSGPINVQPVQFQSFDEGKLVVEKKNIGIIMDVPLQVTVELGRTNKLIKDILEFGPGSIIELDKLAGEPVDILVNGKVIAKGEVVVIDESFGVRITDIIHPSKRL, from the coding sequence ATGGGAGATATGCTTTCACAAGCAGAAATTGATGCCTTGCTGAATGGTACACCCATATCAGAACCTTCTTTGGATAATGGTGCAGGCAATGCAGAAGGTCTTAGCCCTCAGGAAATTGATGCACTTGGAGAAGTAGGCAATATAAGCATGGGAACCTCTGCAACTACCTTGTTTACTTTACTAGGCCACAAGGTAACCATAACAACGCCAAAGGTTACCGTATCAACCTGGGGTGAGTTGTCGGCAGCATATGATCTGCCTGTTGTTGCGGTAAGGGTTGAATATACCCAAGGGCTTAACGGCATAAACTTATTAATCATGAAAGAAGATGATGTAAAGATAATAACCGATTTAATGATGGGCGGGGATGGAAGCAACCGTCAGGGAGAACTCTCCGAATTGCACTTAAGTGCTATAGGAGAGGCTATGAACCAGATGATCGGATCATCATCAACCTCTATGTCATCGCTGTTTGATAAAAGAATAGATATTTCGCCCCCTAAGGCTTTCAATATAAGGACAGGAGCAGAACATCCATTTAATGAGTTTGAGAAGGAAAAGACTGTAGTAAAGATTTCCTTTAAAATGATTATTGGAAACCTCATTGACAGCGAAATTATGCAGCTTATACCTATTAACTTTGCCAAAAACCTTGTGGATAACCTGCTTAACATGGATACGAAAAGCACTAGCCAGCCTGAACCTGTTAAGTCTTCACCACAGCCGATGCAGCCTTCCATGCAGCAGTTTTCATCACAATCCATGCAATCATCAGGGTTTGGGCAGCAGTTTTCGCCCCAGCCTCAGCAGCAAACGGGTTTCGGGTTTGGGAACGAGCATATGGGATATAATGAACCTCATCACAACAGCGGGCCTATAAATGTGCAGCCCGTACAGTTTCAGTCCTTTGATGAGGGCAAGCTGGTGGTTGAAAAAAAGAATATAGGCATTATTATGGATGTTCCTCTTCAGGTAACTGTTGAGCTTGGAAGAACCAATAAGCTTATAAAGGATATTTTGGAGTTTGGCCCGGGTTCAATTATAGAGCTCGACAAGCTTGCTGGTGAGCCTGTAGATATACTGGTAAACGGAAAAGTTATTGCAAAAGGTGAAGTTGTTGTAATTGATGAAAGCTTTGGTGTGAGAATTACTGATATTATACATCCTTCGAAAAGACTATAA
- the fliP gene encoding flagellar type III secretion system pore protein FliP (The bacterial flagellar biogenesis protein FliP forms a type III secretion system (T3SS)-type pore required for flagellar assembly.), protein MRNKKVFITIIAFIFIMIIPVAVFAEQSIPIPKIGLDIGTSQNPKDVSSSIQILLLLTVLSLAPSILMMMTSFTRIIIILSFLRNALGTQQMPPNQVLIGLALFLTLFIMAPVGKEINEQAFQPYTKGEITQQVAVDKASTIIKNFMYKYIYEKDLALFVSLSGGTTPVKKADLSNLSLTVVIPAFLISELKTAFQIGFLIYLPFLVIDMVVSSTLMSMGMMMLPPVMISLPFKILLFIMVDGWNLLTKTIVNSFVR, encoded by the coding sequence ATGAGAAATAAAAAGGTTTTCATTACAATAATTGCCTTTATTTTCATAATGATTATTCCAGTTGCCGTTTTTGCCGAGCAGTCTATACCAATCCCTAAAATTGGCCTGGATATAGGTACTTCCCAGAATCCCAAGGATGTTTCTTCGAGCATACAGATTTTACTGCTACTGACGGTTTTATCATTAGCACCATCGATACTAATGATGATGACATCCTTTACCCGCATTATAATAATATTATCTTTTCTGCGTAACGCACTGGGTACACAGCAAATGCCGCCAAATCAGGTGTTAATAGGTTTGGCACTGTTTCTCACCTTGTTTATTATGGCACCTGTAGGCAAGGAAATAAACGAGCAGGCGTTCCAGCCTTATACAAAGGGTGAGATAACTCAGCAGGTTGCTGTTGATAAAGCATCTACAATAATAAAGAATTTTATGTACAAATATATTTATGAAAAGGATCTTGCTCTCTTCGTATCATTATCAGGAGGCACAACTCCTGTAAAAAAAGCGGATCTGTCAAATTTATCTCTTACAGTAGTTATTCCGGCTTTTTTAATAAGCGAGCTTAAGACGGCATTTCAAATTGGCTTTCTAATCTATTTACCATTTTTGGTCATAGATATGGTTGTCTCAAGTACTTTGATGTCAATGGGGATGATGATGCTTCCTCCTGTAATGATATCTCTGCCCTTTAAAATACTGCTGTTCATAATGGTTGATGGCTGGAATCTATTGACAAAAACAATTGTCAATAGCTTTGTCCGATGA
- a CDS encoding flagellar basal body-associated FliL family protein: MGGKGSFFVLLIVVAFLSLSLAVLAIYVFVFGGNNSGKETKVVETVTVTTPKDSELAEMALFEGDKIFNLKSSPSSEEKSLAAIRVSIKLKYFIKVEGIKDVAVKLKAYESEMRELVGNYFLNMSVDEVSKPETKEKTKKELKQQINHLLLESEIIKTDLVYSVVLEDWFYQ, encoded by the coding sequence GTGGGTGGAAAAGGAAGCTTTTTTGTTCTGCTGATTGTTGTTGCGTTTCTTTCTTTAAGTTTAGCTGTGCTTGCTATTTATGTCTTTGTTTTCGGAGGCAACAACTCTGGTAAAGAGACAAAGGTTGTTGAGACAGTGACTGTTACAACACCTAAGGACAGTGAATTGGCAGAAATGGCACTTTTTGAAGGTGATAAAATTTTCAACCTGAAATCAAGTCCGTCATCCGAAGAAAAGTCACTTGCTGCTATCAGAGTAAGTATAAAACTCAAGTATTTTATTAAGGTTGAAGGAATCAAGGATGTTGCAGTAAAGCTCAAGGCATATGAAAGTGAAATGAGGGAACTGGTAGGAAATTACTTTTTAAATATGTCTGTGGATGAAGTATCAAAGCCGGAAACCAAGGAAAAAACCAAAAAAGAGTTAAAGCAGCAGATTAACCATTTGTTGTTGGAGTCTGAAATAATTAAGACTGATCTGGTATATTCAGTTGTACTTGAAGATTGGTTCTATCAGTAA
- the flhB gene encoding flagellar biosynthesis protein FlhB, translating to MTIDPFRKKYIQVNLQLFAGDKTEKATPKKRQDARKKGQVLQSKEITSAFVLLFIFVALRLLGGYMYNEITYFAKVVLTEYVNIPDLYTINGITKLFMLSGIELIKICGPILAVALITGLIAEYAQVGFLFTFENLKFKFERISPLSGLKRIFSLRSVVELVKSIIKLAIVGLIAYSYIKSQADNILIMMDLDAIGVASFIASSIVDLAIRICIALIFIGAVDYIYQWYEFEKSLKMSKQEIKEEFKQTEGNPEIKSKIRQKQRQISMSRMLSDVPKADVVITNPTHFAVAIRYDANVSPAPMVIAKGQDYLAQRIKEVARENKVEIVENKPLARSLYQSVEVGQEIPEEMYQAVAEILAFVYGLKNEAGARS from the coding sequence ATGACTATAGACCCTTTTAGGAAAAAGTATATACAGGTTAACCTGCAGCTTTTTGCCGGTGACAAAACCGAAAAGGCAACTCCGAAAAAAAGGCAGGATGCCAGAAAGAAAGGGCAGGTTTTACAAAGTAAGGAAATTACGTCGGCATTTGTTTTATTGTTTATATTTGTAGCACTTCGTTTGTTAGGCGGATACATGTATAATGAAATCACATATTTCGCCAAGGTTGTGCTTACCGAGTATGTAAATATTCCTGATCTTTATACAATAAACGGAATTACAAAGCTTTTTATGCTTTCCGGCATTGAACTGATAAAAATATGCGGTCCCATATTAGCGGTAGCATTAATAACAGGGCTGATAGCAGAGTATGCACAGGTTGGATTTCTTTTTACATTTGAAAACCTTAAGTTTAAGTTTGAGAGGATCAGCCCCTTAAGCGGCTTGAAGAGAATTTTTTCATTAAGATCAGTAGTTGAACTTGTAAAATCCATCATAAAGCTTGCAATTGTAGGGCTTATTGCATACTCCTACATCAAATCTCAAGCAGACAATATACTGATAATGATGGATTTGGATGCTATAGGTGTTGCCAGCTTTATTGCTTCATCCATAGTTGACCTTGCAATCAGGATATGTATAGCACTTATTTTTATAGGTGCTGTTGATTATATATATCAGTGGTATGAATTTGAGAAAAGCCTAAAAATGTCCAAGCAGGAAATAAAGGAAGAGTTTAAACAGACAGAAGGTAACCCGGAAATAAAGTCCAAAATAAGGCAAAAGCAAAGACAAATATCAATGAGCAGAATGCTTAGCGATGTACCTAAGGCCGATGTTGTAATAACAAACCCTACCCACTTTGCGGTAGCAATAAGATATGATGCAAACGTTTCACCTGCCCCCATGGTAATAGCAAAGGGACAGGACTATCTAGCCCAGAGAATCAAGGAGGTTGCAAGGGAGAATAAAGTTGAAATTGTAGAAAACAAGCCCCTTGCCAGAAGTTTGTACCAAAGTGTGGAGGTAGGACAGGAGATTCCTGAGGAAATGTATCAGGCGGTTGCGGAAATACTGGCCTTTGTTTATGGCCTTAAGAATGAGGCTGGTGCAAGAAGTTAG
- a CDS encoding flagellar biosynthetic protein FliO, with product MDTTVTVFKGFVYLVGFGSILFLTYITTRFLGTRMNKASKGKYLSIVDTVTLGMNKQLYLVKAGNQFILMASSGKNLEFIKEIKLDELDMEMDAETNNTFDFKAIFDKYFQNFKNKKNDNNDEPNSNMEASRFKGNLQRLKILSSKFGKPVEDYGDDNINEK from the coding sequence ATGGATACTACAGTTACTGTATTTAAGGGATTTGTTTATTTGGTGGGTTTCGGGTCCATACTGTTTCTCACATACATCACCACCAGGTTCCTTGGTACAAGAATGAACAAAGCATCAAAAGGAAAGTACTTAAGTATTGTTGATACAGTAACATTAGGAATGAATAAGCAGTTGTATCTGGTTAAGGCCGGAAACCAGTTTATTCTCATGGCATCATCCGGAAAGAACCTTGAATTTATTAAGGAAATAAAGCTGGATGAATTAGATATGGAAATGGATGCCGAAACAAATAATACCTTTGATTTTAAAGCGATTTTTGATAAGTATTTTCAAAACTTCAAAAATAAAAAGAATGATAATAATGATGAACCAAATAGTAACATGGAAGCGTCAAGGTTTAAAGGCAATTTACAAAGGCTAAAAATACTGTCTTCTAAGTTTGGAAAACCGGTTGAAGATTATGGAGATGATAATATTAATGAGAAATAA
- the flhA gene encoding flagellar biosynthesis protein FlhA produces MKLGDMSVAIIIVSIVLIIILPIPSFVLDILLAINISLAVVIMLNTIYSKEALDMSIFPSLLLITTLYRLSLNITAVKHILSSGEAGQVIAGFGNFVAQGNIVVGFIIFLIIMVVQFMVITKGSERVSEVAARFTLDAMPGKQMAIDADLNSGLINEADAKERRKKIQREADFYGAMDGASKFVKGDAIAGIIITFINIIGGLIIGVLMRGEEIGTALEHYTILTIGDGLVSQIPALLISTATGIIVTRAASDSAMSNDLIKQIFGNPKVLFLSSGLCVVLSLFLPTIPFLVLAAILAIVGATLMKQQKEVQIQEEVQVQESEVEEIRKPENVISLLQVDPIELEFGYGIIPLADVNQGGDLLDRVVMIRRQLALELGMIVPVIRLRDNIQLSPNEYVIKIKGVEITKSDIMLDHYMAMNPGTVEEEIDGIRTVEPAFGLPAVWISESQRDRAEMLGYTVVDSPSIIATHLTEVIKKNANELMGRQEVQTLIDNVKQNYPAIVEELIPKVMTLGEIQKVLANLLKEGVSIRDMVTILEALADYAPVTHDPDILTEYVRQALGRAISRKFINDNKSNVITIDPKLEQIIMESVQRTENGSYLTIEPDVTNTILSSLSRQVQRLVELGQQPIVLASPVVRLYFKRLTERFLPGLIVLSYSEIDPNIEVQSIGMVSI; encoded by the coding sequence ATGAAGCTAGGAGATATGTCAGTTGCCATTATTATAGTATCCATAGTTCTTATAATAATTTTACCCATACCTAGCTTCGTATTGGATATCCTTCTTGCTATAAACATATCCCTTGCCGTTGTAATTATGCTCAACACTATCTACTCCAAGGAAGCACTGGATATGTCAATTTTCCCATCGCTGCTGCTTATAACTACATTATATAGATTGTCACTTAATATTACAGCCGTAAAACATATTCTTTCATCAGGTGAGGCAGGTCAGGTTATAGCTGGTTTCGGTAACTTTGTCGCACAGGGAAACATAGTTGTAGGATTTATAATATTTCTCATAATAATGGTAGTACAGTTTATGGTAATAACCAAAGGTTCCGAAAGAGTATCGGAAGTAGCAGCAAGATTTACCCTCGATGCTATGCCTGGAAAACAGATGGCAATTGATGCGGACCTTAACTCAGGACTTATTAATGAAGCGGATGCAAAGGAAAGAAGAAAGAAGATACAAAGAGAAGCGGATTTCTACGGGGCAATGGATGGTGCCAGCAAGTTCGTAAAAGGTGATGCAATAGCAGGTATTATCATCACTTTTATCAATATAATCGGCGGCCTTATCATTGGAGTATTAATGAGAGGTGAAGAGATTGGAACTGCACTTGAGCACTATACAATACTCACAATTGGTGATGGTCTTGTGAGCCAGATCCCTGCTCTCCTTATATCGACAGCTACCGGTATTATAGTAACCAGGGCAGCATCCGACTCAGCGATGAGTAATGACCTTATAAAACAGATATTCGGAAACCCCAAAGTTTTGTTCTTATCTTCCGGATTATGTGTTGTTTTATCGCTGTTTTTGCCTACAATACCGTTTCTGGTACTGGCAGCCATTCTTGCAATTGTTGGTGCCACGCTTATGAAACAGCAGAAGGAAGTGCAAATCCAGGAAGAGGTTCAGGTTCAGGAGAGTGAAGTTGAGGAAATCAGAAAGCCTGAGAATGTAATATCCCTTTTGCAGGTTGACCCGATAGAATTGGAATTTGGTTATGGAATAATTCCGCTGGCCGATGTCAATCAGGGTGGAGACCTTTTAGACAGGGTTGTTATGATAAGAAGGCAGCTGGCCCTTGAGCTTGGAATGATTGTTCCCGTAATAAGACTCAGGGATAATATACAGCTTAGCCCAAATGAGTATGTGATTAAAATAAAGGGTGTTGAGATTACAAAAAGCGATATAATGCTGGATCACTACATGGCAATGAATCCTGGCACTGTAGAGGAGGAAATAGATGGTATAAGGACTGTTGAGCCGGCGTTTGGACTTCCTGCAGTGTGGATTTCTGAAAGCCAGAGAGACCGTGCCGAGATGCTTGGGTATACCGTAGTTGATTCACCTTCAATAATAGCTACTCACCTTACCGAGGTAATAAAGAAAAACGCCAATGAGCTGATGGGAAGACAGGAGGTTCAAACCCTTATAGATAACGTAAAACAGAACTATCCTGCCATAGTGGAGGAGCTTATTCCAAAGGTTATGACTCTTGGTGAGATACAAAAGGTCCTTGCCAATCTTTTGAAAGAAGGAGTTTCAATAAGGGATATGGTAACAATCCTGGAAGCATTGGCAGATTATGCACCTGTTACTCATGACCCCGATATTCTTACTGAATATGTTAGGCAGGCATTAGGAAGAGCAATATCAAGAAAGTTTATAAATGACAATAAATCCAATGTGATTACTATAGATCCTAAGCTAGAGCAGATTATTATGGAATCAGTACAAAGAACAGAAAACGGCTCTTACCTTACAATTGAGCCTGATGTTACAAACACCATTTTGTCCAGTTTGTCAAGGCAGGTGCAGAGGCTGGTTGAATTGGGACAGCAGCCCATTGTACTGGCATCGCCGGTTGTAAGGTTATATTTTAAAAGACTGACGGAAAGGTTTCTGCCGGGGTTAATTGTTCTATCATATAGTGAAATTGACCCTAATATAGAAGTTCAATCGATAGGGATGGTGAGTATTTAA
- the fliQ gene encoding flagellar biosynthesis protein FliQ, which yields MDQGAVIDLAQKTLMTVVYVSAPMLGLSLIIGLAISIFQATTQIQEQTLTFIPKILAVLGSILLFGSWMLRVLIEFTEGIFMNVNHYIK from the coding sequence ATGGATCAGGGAGCAGTAATAGATTTGGCACAAAAGACGCTGATGACTGTTGTATATGTTTCAGCTCCCATGCTGGGGCTTAGTCTTATTATAGGTCTTGCAATCAGTATTTTTCAGGCCACTACTCAGATTCAGGAACAGACACTTACATTCATACCAAAAATTCTGGCTGTATTAGGAAGTATACTGCTTTTCGGTTCATGGATGCTGAGGGTGCTGATTGAGTTTACTGAGGGGATTTTTATGAATGTAAATCATTATATTAAGTAA